The genomic DNA TTAAGCTTCCTCACTGGTCCAAACTCTCAGATGACTCATGAAAAGCTGTAAGCGGAACAGCCAAAATCACATAACGCCAGAGAAATTTTGGAAAACCACTGCAGTATTTCCACCAGGCGCTGGGAGCGCCAGCAGGAAGCATGCTGTTCACCTTTCCAGACATGGTTCTTCTCAACCTAATGTGCTGATTTTAATGATCctacagagcaaaacaaaatgagtaaCAGAATTTGGATTATCGTAACATATTATTGCGATTAATTCCTAAGTTTGAaagatctaaaataaataattttaccaTTGACTAAAGAGGTTTCTTTGCCGATTCCTCAGCCTCCTTCTTCCACATGCTGTACCTCATACTGACCATATGTTCCAGGCGTAGCGAGCCTCGGTAGAGCCACTCCTTATGTTTATCACTCTGAAgatgaaaatgaacagaaacatcttacgctcaaaaggaaaaaaattatcataaGTACTTAATAAACATCAACAAACCTCAAAAATGACCTCAACCAAGCTGCAGTCAACAGCGGTGACCTCACACTTCTGCATGACACCCTCATAATCAGCCTTTATAGTCTGTCCAACTTTGTACTGGGTCTGCGGTGGGTAAGGCCAGACTTTCAGATACTCCTTCATGAACTCCCTGTGAATTTCATCAGGAATGTCGTCTAAAGGATTGTCCACTgtcaaaaaaagggaaaaaagattcactgtttttgtgatggtAAGACGACAGATGCTGTATACAAGAAAGTGAATAATTTGAGGGTCTCATCTGACTTATACGTTAAGATTGGGACACGATTTTGATATTCAGTTAGATTTGGAAATGATATCATAACAATATTtcatattgtacaaaaaaatgttatcaagtaatttttttctgcacctaCTCCttctaaaatttaatttagcatCTTTTGCCAATAagttattaatttgtttaactTGACGACACAAACTTACATGCCCTGTACACCAGATGAAGTGCAGGTAAGCCAACGTACATGGGGGTGTGGTCATCAATATACACCAGGAACCTAGAAAAGACCacacattttcatcaaatgGGTGAAGTAAATTATGTTCACTTTAAAGTAGAAGAAATGAGTTTTATATAAGGGTATATAAGTTCAGTAAGAGATTCAAACCTCATGCGATTTTTTCGGCTAGGGAGCTCGGCCATTATGCCGGGCTTGTACTCCACTTTCTCATTTGAAATTTTGACCACCACTCGACAGCCTATAGAAAGCTCCTCCAACTTTGGCATGTTGTCAAAGGCAAGGTGGTGACCGGACACAAGGATTTTACCCTTCTCCTCAAAAGTGACCTTGTATTTCACCTTTCCGCCTTCTGAAATGAGAAGAAGCACAGCAATATCATGCCAAAGTTAGGCAAGATAAATTGATAATTAAACACTAAAGCTGAGACTTTcagacttgtttttgtttgggtgCACGGTCAGGGAagttaaaatcataaaataaaatatccctTAAGAGACTCAAAATAGGGCTGCatagtggcgcagttggtagagctgttgccttgcaagaAGGTCCttgcaagaaggtcctgggtttgattcccagcccggggtctttctgcttggagtttgcatgttctccctgtgcatggtgggttctctccgggttctccggcttcctcccacagtccaaaaacatgactgtcaggttaattggtctctctaaattctccctaggtgtgagtgtgtgtgtgaatggttgtgtgtcctgtctgtctctgtgttgccctgcgacagactggcgacctgtccaggatgacccccgcctctcgcccggaacgtagctggagatggacaccagcaaccctcccgaccccattaggggaacagaaaatggatggatggagactCAAAATAAAGCTGCTTTCGACAAACTTGTTTGGGAAATAAGAGCCAATTTCGTCTTCTGTCCAAAATAGGTCAGAAGAAGTCCAACTCATATTTATAGAGTCttacatttaaacataaagtttcccacaacagagaaaattatattttcaagtGAGAGAACTCGGCTCCAACTCATCAGATCCGTTGTAGACAAGTGTTTTTAGCCGGTTTTTATGGGGAGGCTGGACATAACATACAAACCATAGTCTTACcttttgttattatttctgCAACTTTCCCTCGTTGCCAGcacaaatgttgctttttcGCCAGGACGTTCATGTTCACTTTGATTTCTCTTTTGGGCACGCTTGGAGGAGCAACGGTCTTTTGCTGGCTATCAGAGGAGTCTGCAGTCAatgcaaaaagcacaaaatgttaCCAGTAAGTCTAACATATGAGAAGATTATGAGAATGTATGAGAATGGTTACGTCTTCTACACTAACAATGTTGGAAGCAACCTACAAGATCCCGTGAAGGTTAAGGACTtccacatttagaaaaaaaaattatgaacatATCATGTACAATTTTCTTCCTTAGTATCTTGCAATAATGCTGAGTAtgcaaaataaactattttatagcagtaataattttaatatagaatataacaaaatgttatgaGTGTTTGATCAACTCCTGGCTTACTTTTCGTCTCTGCAGGTGGTGTGAGTGTTTTGACCACAGTCTCAGCACTGACTGTTTTGGACGACTGTACTGTGGACATCTCTGTTGCTGGCACCGGCGTTTTGGACGGCGGTGCTTTGGACAGCTGTGTTGTTGACGATGTTTTGGACGGCTGTGTTGACAGCGTTTTGGAGGATTCAGACGTAGTGTTTGTTGTGCTGGGCTGAGCTCTCGTCTTTGTGGTTTTGCCATGCGTTTTTCTTGTTACTGTTGCACTGGTTTGGGATGCCTTTATTGTCTTGCTGGAGAGCCACATCGTTCGTTTTGTAGAGAGGGCCCGACGTGCTGCAGCATCTTCTTTGCTGCTTTCATCGCCACTATCTGAATTTGATGGTAAGCTCGACAATTCCGAGACGTCACACTCCTTGTAATTGGGTTTTTTGAAGGTAGT from Gambusia affinis linkage group LG14, SWU_Gaff_1.0, whole genome shotgun sequence includes the following:
- the LOC122843438 gene encoding histone-lysine N-methyltransferase SETDB1-A-like; translated protein: MERKEIEISKEELQSWIRDEVHKARLSTSSTLMKYRLLQSLLERRQTQATRFLKLCQSVVIFENTVKELYSQLGWEYTDLDSDSENGEQPTSCRRTLPFLFVSSGDRIRGPSASRDSTSQSPVSELEDCQEESVSQKSPGAALDKEAVVVLSKLTNSELSAAMPPVSSDCGSDNEKSLSSAESGVQWEPDKEMSESDCSLSDFSTGSKKKRKMNKNGQKHGKLNPASKRSRMSSPKTRRSKRSTTTFKKPNYKECDVSELSSLPSNSDSGDESSKEDAAARRALSTKRTMWLSSKTIKASQTSATVTRKTHGKTTKTRAQPSTTNTTSESSKTLSTQPSKTSSTTQLSKAPPSKTPVPATEMSTVQSSKTVSAETVVKTLTPPAETKNSSDSQQKTVAPPSVPKREIKVNMNVLAKKQHLCWQRGKVAEIITKEGGKVKYKVTFEEKGKILVSGHHLAFDNMPKLEELSIGCRVVVKISNEKVEYKPGIMAELPSRKNRMRFLVYIDDHTPMYVGLPALHLVYRALDNPLDDIPDEIHREFMKEYLKVWPYPPQTQYKVGQTIKADYEGVMQKCEVTAVDCSLVEVIFESDKHKEWLYRGSLRLEHMVSMRYSMWKKEAEESAKKPL